The proteins below come from a single Oncorhynchus keta strain PuntledgeMale-10-30-2019 chromosome 32, Oket_V2, whole genome shotgun sequence genomic window:
- the LOC118365653 gene encoding progranulin → MQRYLVFCMALLAQVSADDCPGGEVCEEGNTCCKGPSDGYECCPMYQAECCEDHIHCCPEGTLCVVNESMCVNGTVSLPWVERVSAKQSIYPKSFRMISAYAGNEDDNICPDKSHCPEEFSCLKATTGYGCCPVAHAVPCSDGKHCCPEGHQCSTDCSSCIKQTEPVVAVMCSDRESECPEGTTCCETPDEELGCCPMSKAVCCEDKIHCCPEGSTCDIKQSKCISTTNKEMPMWAKFPARKRAEWENQNEVAQVTTPIPVTTTSANRSPASLWEGTSPPFIRTGDVPCDESTACLDGTTCCKTQEGGWACCPLPQAVCCSDFVHCCPHGKKCNQTAQTCDDPSGSPHEPWLKKVPAVPREGKLPGDVTCDPTHVCPDNTTCCKTASGGWACCPLPEAVCCEDHEHCCPHGTTFDLASLTCDGPSGSEPMVVKVPALTTLASDHEEAATDQQGVQVDDMELPTEDDKDVPCDESTACLDGTTCCKTQEGGWACCPLPQAVCCSDFVHCCPHGKKCNQTAQTCDDPSGSPSEPWLKKVPAVPREGKLPGDVTCDPTHVCPDNTTCCKTASGGWACCPLPEAVCCEDHEHCCPYGSTCDLATLTCDGPSGPEPMVVKVPILTTQAPDHEEPPVDHQGVQMDDMELPTEDDDSDEDEELHRTQCDAHTSCPKAATCCFMKSTQKWGCCPLPQAVCCADGEHCCPKDYICDMSKTSCSKGGVVIPWYNKLAAEPDGSALTAPLSVKCDTQNRCPEGSSCCQLSTGQWGCCPLRKAVCCADEEHCCPQGYSCNMGSGTCQKLMFLQFQTVPLTRVSAPEPPTPQEKEIHCGGPFVCNNEETCCKVSATTWACCPVPNAVCCSDMKHCCTTGYTCGEGGSCTQSTGFKWDHWQVFFSNKKRALRV, encoded by the exons atGCAGAGGTATCTGGTGTTCTGTATGGCCCTGCTGGCCCAGGTCTCTGCTGATGACTGCCCAGGCGGAGAGGTGTGTGAGGAGGGCAACACCTGCTGCAAGGGCCCCTCCGATGGCTATGAATGTTGCCCAATGTATCAG GCTGAGTGCTGTGAGGATCATATCCACTGCTGCCCTGAGGGAACACTATGCGTTGTGAATGAGTCCATGTGTGTGAATGGAACTGTCTCCCTACCATGGGTGGAGAGAGTCTCTGCTAAACAGTCCATATATCCTAAA TCTTTCAGAATGATCAGTGCATATGCCGGGAATGAGGATGATAACATCTGCCCTGACAAGTCCCACTGCCCCGAAGAGTTCTCCTGTCTGAAGGCCACTACAGGATATGGTTGCTGTCCTGTTGCTCAT GCAGTGCCTTGCTCTGATGGGAAACATTGCTGTCCTGAAGGCCACCAGTGCAGCACAGACTGCAGCTCCTGCATCAAACAGACAG AGCCTGTTGTTGCAGTGATGTGCAGTGACAGAGAATCTGAGTGCCCAGAGGGAACCACATGCTGTGAGACTCCAGATGAGGAGTTGGGGTGCTGCCCCATGTCCAAG GCTGTGTGCTGTGAGGATAAGATTCACTGTTGTCCTGAGGGCAGCACCTGTGACATCAAGCAATCCAAGTGTATATCCACTACCAACAAGGAAATGCCCATGTGGGCTAAGTTCCCTGCCCGCAAGAGGGCAGAGTGGGAAAACCAGAATG AAGTTGCCCAAGTGACGACACCTATTCCAGTCACTACCACCTCAGCCAATAGGAGTCCTGCTTCTCTTTGGGAGGGTACTTCTCCACCCTTCATTAGGACAGGAG ACGTTCCCTGTGATGAGTCAACGGCCTGTTTGGATGGAACCACATGTTGTAAAACACAGGAAGGAGGATGGGCATGCTGTCCTCTGCCACAG GCAGTTTGCTGCAGTGACTTCGTCCACTGCTGCCCACATGGTAAGAAGTGCAACCAGACTGCCCAGACGTGTGACGACCCCTCAGGCTCCCCCCATGAGCCCTGGCTGAAGAAGGTTCCTGCTGTGCCTCGGGAGGGTAAATTGCCAGGAGATGTTACCTGTGACCCCACCCACGTTTGTCCTGACAACACCACCTGCTGCAAGACAGCGTCAGGAGGCTGGGCCTGCTGCCCCTTGCCTGAG gcTGTTTGCTGTGAGGACCATGAGCACTGCTGTCCCCATGGCACCACCTTTGACCTGGCTAGCCTCACCTGTGATGGTCCCTCAGGGTCGGAGCCCATGGTGGTGAAGGTGCCAGCTCTCACAACCCTGGCATCTGATCATGAAGAGGCAGCCACAGACCAGCAAGGGGTGCAGGTGGATGACATGGAGCTGCCTACAGAGGATGACAAAG ACGTTCCCTGTGATGAGTCAACAGCCTGTTTGGATGGAACCACATGTTGTAAAACACAGGAAGGAGGATGGGCATGCTGTCCTCTGCCACAG GCAGTTTGCTGCAGTGACTTCGTCCACTGCTGCCCACATGGTAAGAAGTGCAACCAGACTGCCCAGACGTGTGACGACCCCTCAGGCTCCCCCTCTGAGCCCTGGCTGAAGAAGGTTCCTGCTGTGCCTCGGGAGGGTAAATTGCCAGGAGATGTTACCTGTGACCCCACCCACGTGTGTCCTGACAACACCACCTGCTGCAAGACAGCGTCAGGAGGCTGGGCCTGCTGCCCCTTGCCTGAG GCTGTTTGCTGTGAGGACCATGAGCACTGTTGCCCCTATGGCAGCACCTGTGACCTGGCTACCCTCACCTGTGATGGTCCCTCAGGGCCAGAGCCGATGGTGGTGAAGGTGCCCATCCTCACAACCCAGGCACCTGATCATGAGGAGCCACCCGTAGACCACCAGGGGGTGCAGATGGACGACATGGAGCTGCCTACAGAGGATGATGACAGTGACGAAGACGAGGAGTTGCACAGGACACAGTGTGACGCCCACACCAGCTGCCCAAAGGCCGCCACCTGCTGCTTTATGAAGTCCACCCAGAAATGGGGCTGCTGCCCACTGCCACAG GCAGTGTGCTGTGCTGATGGAGAGCACTGCTGTCCCAAAGACTACATATGTGATATGAGCAAGACTTCCTGCTCTAAGGGTGGCGTGGTGATCCCATGGTACAACAAGCTGGCAGCTGAGCCAGATGGCAGTGCCCTCACTGCCCCCCTCTCTGTGAAGTGTGACACCCAGAACAGATGCCCTGAAGGCTCCAGCTGCTGCCAACTTTCCACAGGACAGTGGGGCTGCTGCCCCCTGCGCAAG GCTGTGTGCTGTGCAGATGAGGAGCACTGCTGTCCACAGGGCTACAGCTGTAACATGGGTTCAGGGACTTGCCAGAAGCTAATGTTTCTTCAGTTCCAGACGGTACCCCTAACCCGGGTGTCTGCGCCTGAGCCCCCGACCCCACAGGAGAAGGAAATCCACTGTGGGGGGCCGTTTGTCTGCAATAATGAAGAGACATGCTGCAAGGTCTCCGCCACTACATGGGCCTGCTGTCCCGTTCCAAAT GCGGTGTGCTGCAGTGACATGAAGCACTGCTGCACTACAGGCTACACCTGTGGTGAGGGAGGGTCCTGCACCCAGTCCACTGGCTTCAAATGGGACCACTGGCAGGTGTTCTTCTCCAACAAGAAGAGAGCCCTGCGTGTGTGA
- the LOC118365654 gene encoding RUN domain-containing protein 1-like has translation MSTEELSTSDSEAAFARAGERWAPVGAVASPEDESGKGNAVEPRRKGSAASGETEMAARLRKLEDEQGLLNSSLLALTSHFAQVQFRLKQIVHAPTDEKERMLVELEEFAFKGCPHVVGCRPQDTQQLENASEREKRERLEVQREKQKELIVQLKTQLDDLERYAYQEGSYDSLPQSVVMERQKVIIDELIKKLDVNFNEDIGNLTPEELRQRVDAAIAQIVNPARVKEQLVDQLKTQIRDLEMFINFIQDEVGNPLLSDGEPSQQPRTAGPNTRAPGGRKKMDPEQAQKMRQTGLQLIQQALAVLQIFAVSQFGCAAGHVPQSMWSQGEVGQDYGPLLQRLEGAVDRVRVQASCRQPSVDHVVSYNSSLALGSRDELIASVRKELAMALRDLLAHGLYSPSQGMSLVLAPISCLLPYRPGPSTIHPWELFVKYYHSKNGKAFVESPARQLSQSFSLPVAGNPVTVTPKQSLLWAIHSVLLEHDRYKRGADSEFKALVCMALNEQRLVSWLNLLCKSGALVHPHYQHWSYMAQTGFEGALRILGRISHLKFNLPVDLAVRQLKNIKDAF, from the exons ATGTCGACAGAGGAACTGTCAACCTCGGACAGCGAAGCTGCCTTTGCTAGGGCTGGCGAGCGATGGGCGCCCGTCGGCGCTGTAGCCAGTCCGGAGGATGAGAGCGGGAAGGGAAACGCGGTCGAGCCGAGGAGGAAAGGCTCAGCTGCGTCTGGTGAGACGGAGATGGCCGCAAGATTGAGGAAATTGGAGGACGAACAGGGCCTGCTGAATTCCTCGCTCCTCGCTTTGACATCTCATTTTGCACAAGTGCAGTTCCGCTTGAAGCAGATAGTTCACGCTCCGACtgatgagaaggagaggatgcTGGTAGAACTCGAGGAGTTTGCCTTCAAAGGCTGTCCTCACGTTGTGGGATGCAGGCCACAGGATACTCAACAGCTTGAAAACGCG agtgagagggagaagagggagcgtCTGGAGGTCCAGAGGGAGAAGCAGAAGGAGCTCATCGTCCAGCTGAAGACCCAGTTGGATGACCTGGAGCGCTATGCCTACCAGGAGGGCAGCTACGACTCCCTGCCCCAGTCTGTGGTCATGGAGAGACAGAAG GTAATCATTGACGAGTTGATCAAGAAGCTGGATGTGAACTTCAATGAGGATATAGGGAACCTGACGCCTGAGGAGCTAAGACAGAGAGTGGACGCTGCCATCGCTCAAATAGTCAACCCAGCCAGGGTCAAGGAGCAGCTGGTGGACCAGCTCAAGACCCAGATCAGGGACCTAGAGATGTTCATCAACTTCATCCAGG ATGAGGTAGGGAACCCTCTTCTGTCTGATGGTGAACCCAGCCAGCAGCCGAGGACAGCAGGGCCCAACACCAGAGCCCCTGGAGGGAGGAAGAAAA TGGACCCAGAGCAggcccagaagatgaggcagacaggCTTGCAGCTGATCCAGCAGGCCCTGGCTGTGCTGCAGATCTTTGCAGTGAGCCAGTTTGGCTGTGCGGCTGGCCACGTTCCCCAGAGCATGTGGTCGCAGGGGGAAGTGGGCCAGGACTACGGCCCTCTGCTGCAGCGTCTGGAGGGGGCTGTAGACCGGGTTCGAGTGCAGGCCTCATGCAGACAGCCCTCAGTAGATCACGTGGTCAGCTACAACAGCAGCTTGGCCCTGGGGTCCCGTGATGAGCTCATTGCCTCAGTGAGGAAGGAGCTGGCCATGGCTCTGAGAGACCTGCTAGCCCACGGtctctactccccctcccagGGCATGAGCCTGGTGCTGGCCCCCATCTCCTGCCTGCTGCCCTACAGACCTGGCCCATCGACCATCCACCCCTGGGAGCTCTTTGTCAAGTACTACCACTCCAAAAATGGCAAGGCCTTCGTGGAGTCGCCTGCCCGCCAACTCTCGCAGTCCTTCAGCCTACCTGTTGCGGGCAATCCGGTCACTGTCACACCCAAGCAGTCTCTGCTCTGGGCCATTCACTCAGTGTTGCTGGAGCACGATCGCTACAAGCGAGGAGCAGACTCAGAGTTCAAGGCTCTGGTATGCATGGCTCTGAATGAGCAGAGGCTAGTGTCATGGCTTAACCTGCTGTGCAAGTCAGGGGCCTTGGTGCACCCGCACTACCAGCACTGGAGCTACATGGCCCAGACAGGCTTCGAGGGAGCCCTGCGCATCCTGGGACGTATCAGCCACCTCAAGTTTAACCTGCCGGTGGACCTGGCTGTGAGGCAGCTCAAGAACATCAAGGATGCCTTCTGA
- the LOC118365656 gene encoding 60S ribosomal protein L27, which translates to MGKFMKPGKVVMVLAGRYAGRKAVIVKNIDDGTSDRPYSHALVSGIDRYPRKVTTTMGKKKVAKRSKIKAFVKVYNYNHLMPTRYSVDIPLDKTVVNKDVFRDPALKRKARREAKIKFEERYKTGKNKWFFQKLRF; encoded by the exons ATGGGCAAGTTCATGAAACCTGGGAAGGTGGTGATGGTCCTTGCTGGGCGCTACGCTGGTCGTAAAGCTGTTATAGTCAAG AACATTGATGATGGCACCTCAGACCGCCCTTATAGCCACGCACTTGTCTCGGGCATTGACCGCTACCCCCGCAAAGTGACCACAACCATGGGCAAGAAGAAGGTTGCCAAGAGGTCCAAGATCAAGGCCTTCGTAAAGGTGTACAACTACAATCACCTCATGCCAACCAG ATACTCTGTGGACATTCCCCTGGACAAAACTGTCGTCAACAAGGATGTCTTCAGAGACCCTGCCCTGAAACGCAAAGCCAGACGGGAGGCCAAGATTAAGTTTGAGGAGAG ATACAAGACAGGGAAGAACAAATGGTTCTTCCAGAAGCTTAGATTCTAG
- the LOC118365657 gene encoding branched-chain-amino-acid aminotransferase, cytosolic isoform X1 produces the protein MNPVFIPACLQMTSLLFRVKALHGRFIQAIPYSMGLLRFASSFKAADLTIERNTAGKPKPDPASLVFGKQFSDHMLTIYWSEKEGWKVPQIKPFQNLSLHPATSALHYSIELFEGMKAFRGVDNHIRLFRPNLNMERMHRTADRSCLPLFDKVELLECIRKLVEVDQDWVPYSLDASLYIRPTYIGIEPSLGVSRASQALLFCIMGPVGPYFTTGAFSPVSLLADPSYVRAWRGGVGAYKMGGNYGPTIAVQNEAIKQGCQQVLWLYGEQEEITEVGTMNLFIYWTNEGGERELLTPPLDGIILPGVTRQSLLDLAREWGEFKVTERTMGMKELLGALDSGRITEVFGAGTACVVCPVGSLLYKGKTYQIPTMQNGPDLAKRFHKELTDMQYGRKQSEWAPLVV, from the exons GCACTTCATGGACGGTTCATTCAAGCCATCCCCTACTCTATGGGGTTGTTGCGGTTTGCCAGCTCATTCAAG GCCGCAGACCTCACTATCGAGCGCAACACTGCGGGGAAGCCCAAGCCAGACCCCGCCTCCCTGGTGTTTGGCAAGCAGTTTTCAGACCACATGCTGACCATCTATTGGTCAGAGAAAGAGGGCTGGAAGGTTCCCCAGATCAAGCCCTTTCAGAACCTGTCGCTGCACCCTGCCACCTCTGCCCTGCACTACTCCATAGAG ctgtttgAGGGCATGAAGGCGTTCAGAGGGGTGGACAACCACATCCGTCTGTTCAGACCCAACCTGAACATGGAGAGGATGCACCGCACTGCTGACCGCAGCTGTCTCCCT ttgtttgaTAAGGTGGAGCTGTTGGAGTGCATCAGGAAGCTGGTGGAGGTGGACCAGGACTGGGTCCCCTACTCCCTAGACGCCAGCCTCTACATCAGACCCACCTACATTGGGATTGAG CCTTCCCTGGGTGTGTCGAGGGCCAGCCAAGCCCTACTATTTTGCATCATGGGTCCTGTAGGGCCCTACTTTACCACAGGGGCcttcagcccagtctctctgctgGCAGACCCAAGCTATGTCAGGGCCTGGAGAGGGGGGGTCGGAGCCTACAAGATGGGGGG tAACTATGGGCCTACTATAGCAGTGCAGAATGAGGCTATAAAGCAGGGCTGTCAGCAGGTCCTGTGGCTGtatggagagcaggaggagatcACAGAGGTCGGCACCATGAACCTCTTCATCTACTGGACGAATGAGGGAGGAG AGAGAGAATTGCTGACTCCTCCTCTAGATGGCATCATTCTCCCAGGAGTCACCAGACAGTCTCTGCTAGACCTGGCCAGAGAATGG GGAGAGTTCAAAGTGACAGAGCGCACCATGGGCATGAAGGAGCTGCTCGGTGCTCTGGACTCAGGCAGGATTACGGAGGTGTTTGGTGCCGGGACGGCCTGTGTGGTCTGTCCCGTCGGCAGCCTGCTCTACAAAGGGAAG acCTACCAAATTCCTACAATGCAGAATGGTCCAGACTTGGCCAAGCGATTCCACAAAGAGCTGACAGACATGCAG TATGGCCGGAAACAGAGTGAATGGGCACCACTGGTCGTTTAA
- the LOC118365657 gene encoding branched-chain-amino-acid aminotransferase, cytosolic isoform X2, producing MAALRTALHGRFIQAIPYSMGLLRFASSFKAADLTIERNTAGKPKPDPASLVFGKQFSDHMLTIYWSEKEGWKVPQIKPFQNLSLHPATSALHYSIELFEGMKAFRGVDNHIRLFRPNLNMERMHRTADRSCLPLFDKVELLECIRKLVEVDQDWVPYSLDASLYIRPTYIGIEPSLGVSRASQALLFCIMGPVGPYFTTGAFSPVSLLADPSYVRAWRGGVGAYKMGGNYGPTIAVQNEAIKQGCQQVLWLYGEQEEITEVGTMNLFIYWTNEGGERELLTPPLDGIILPGVTRQSLLDLAREWGEFKVTERTMGMKELLGALDSGRITEVFGAGTACVVCPVGSLLYKGKTYQIPTMQNGPDLAKRFHKELTDMQYGRKQSEWAPLVV from the exons GCACTTCATGGACGGTTCATTCAAGCCATCCCCTACTCTATGGGGTTGTTGCGGTTTGCCAGCTCATTCAAG GCCGCAGACCTCACTATCGAGCGCAACACTGCGGGGAAGCCCAAGCCAGACCCCGCCTCCCTGGTGTTTGGCAAGCAGTTTTCAGACCACATGCTGACCATCTATTGGTCAGAGAAAGAGGGCTGGAAGGTTCCCCAGATCAAGCCCTTTCAGAACCTGTCGCTGCACCCTGCCACCTCTGCCCTGCACTACTCCATAGAG ctgtttgAGGGCATGAAGGCGTTCAGAGGGGTGGACAACCACATCCGTCTGTTCAGACCCAACCTGAACATGGAGAGGATGCACCGCACTGCTGACCGCAGCTGTCTCCCT ttgtttgaTAAGGTGGAGCTGTTGGAGTGCATCAGGAAGCTGGTGGAGGTGGACCAGGACTGGGTCCCCTACTCCCTAGACGCCAGCCTCTACATCAGACCCACCTACATTGGGATTGAG CCTTCCCTGGGTGTGTCGAGGGCCAGCCAAGCCCTACTATTTTGCATCATGGGTCCTGTAGGGCCCTACTTTACCACAGGGGCcttcagcccagtctctctgctgGCAGACCCAAGCTATGTCAGGGCCTGGAGAGGGGGGGTCGGAGCCTACAAGATGGGGGG tAACTATGGGCCTACTATAGCAGTGCAGAATGAGGCTATAAAGCAGGGCTGTCAGCAGGTCCTGTGGCTGtatggagagcaggaggagatcACAGAGGTCGGCACCATGAACCTCTTCATCTACTGGACGAATGAGGGAGGAG AGAGAGAATTGCTGACTCCTCCTCTAGATGGCATCATTCTCCCAGGAGTCACCAGACAGTCTCTGCTAGACCTGGCCAGAGAATGG GGAGAGTTCAAAGTGACAGAGCGCACCATGGGCATGAAGGAGCTGCTCGGTGCTCTGGACTCAGGCAGGATTACGGAGGTGTTTGGTGCCGGGACGGCCTGTGTGGTCTGTCCCGTCGGCAGCCTGCTCTACAAAGGGAAG acCTACCAAATTCCTACAATGCAGAATGGTCCAGACTTGGCCAAGCGATTCCACAAAGAGCTGACAGACATGCAG TATGGCCGGAAACAGAGTGAATGGGCACCACTGGTCGTTTAA
- the LOC118365657 gene encoding branched-chain-amino-acid aminotransferase, cytosolic isoform X3, translating into MLTIYWSEKEGWKVPQIKPFQNLSLHPATSALHYSIELFEGMKAFRGVDNHIRLFRPNLNMERMHRTADRSCLPLFDKVELLECIRKLVEVDQDWVPYSLDASLYIRPTYIGIEPSLGVSRASQALLFCIMGPVGPYFTTGAFSPVSLLADPSYVRAWRGGVGAYKMGGNYGPTIAVQNEAIKQGCQQVLWLYGEQEEITEVGTMNLFIYWTNEGGERELLTPPLDGIILPGVTRQSLLDLAREWGEFKVTERTMGMKELLGALDSGRITEVFGAGTACVVCPVGSLLYKGKTYQIPTMQNGPDLAKRFHKELTDMQYGRKQSEWAPLVV; encoded by the exons ATGCTGACCATCTATTGGTCAGAGAAAGAGGGCTGGAAGGTTCCCCAGATCAAGCCCTTTCAGAACCTGTCGCTGCACCCTGCCACCTCTGCCCTGCACTACTCCATAGAG ctgtttgAGGGCATGAAGGCGTTCAGAGGGGTGGACAACCACATCCGTCTGTTCAGACCCAACCTGAACATGGAGAGGATGCACCGCACTGCTGACCGCAGCTGTCTCCCT ttgtttgaTAAGGTGGAGCTGTTGGAGTGCATCAGGAAGCTGGTGGAGGTGGACCAGGACTGGGTCCCCTACTCCCTAGACGCCAGCCTCTACATCAGACCCACCTACATTGGGATTGAG CCTTCCCTGGGTGTGTCGAGGGCCAGCCAAGCCCTACTATTTTGCATCATGGGTCCTGTAGGGCCCTACTTTACCACAGGGGCcttcagcccagtctctctgctgGCAGACCCAAGCTATGTCAGGGCCTGGAGAGGGGGGGTCGGAGCCTACAAGATGGGGGG tAACTATGGGCCTACTATAGCAGTGCAGAATGAGGCTATAAAGCAGGGCTGTCAGCAGGTCCTGTGGCTGtatggagagcaggaggagatcACAGAGGTCGGCACCATGAACCTCTTCATCTACTGGACGAATGAGGGAGGAG AGAGAGAATTGCTGACTCCTCCTCTAGATGGCATCATTCTCCCAGGAGTCACCAGACAGTCTCTGCTAGACCTGGCCAGAGAATGG GGAGAGTTCAAAGTGACAGAGCGCACCATGGGCATGAAGGAGCTGCTCGGTGCTCTGGACTCAGGCAGGATTACGGAGGTGTTTGGTGCCGGGACGGCCTGTGTGGTCTGTCCCGTCGGCAGCCTGCTCTACAAAGGGAAG acCTACCAAATTCCTACAATGCAGAATGGTCCAGACTTGGCCAAGCGATTCCACAAAGAGCTGACAGACATGCAG TATGGCCGGAAACAGAGTGAATGGGCACCACTGGTCGTTTAA